The following coding sequences lie in one Candidatus Kinetoplastibacterium sorsogonicusi genomic window:
- the pyrH gene encoding UMP kinase has product MNNRTYERVLLKLSGESLMGEDSFGINRSSIIRITDEITKVMSLGISLAIVIGGGNIFRGVAPGAQGMDRATADYMGMMATVMNALALKDALKYSGIDVRVQSALNIEQIVEPYIRPKALRYLDEGKLVIFAAGTGNPFFTTDTAAALRAAEIGAEVVIKATKVDGIYNTDPIKDVNAIRYSHISFDEAIVRQIAVMDATAFALCRDQKIPIKVFSINKANALLRVITGKDEGTLVHI; this is encoded by the coding sequence ATGAACAATCGAACATATGAAAGAGTTTTATTAAAATTATCAGGTGAATCTTTAATGGGAGAAGATTCTTTTGGTATAAATCGCTCTAGTATTATAAGAATTACTGATGAAATTACCAAAGTAATGTCTTTGGGTATTTCTTTAGCTATAGTTATAGGTGGTGGTAATATTTTTCGAGGTGTTGCTCCTGGAGCTCAAGGTATGGACAGAGCAACAGCAGATTATATGGGTATGATGGCTACTGTAATGAATGCTTTAGCATTAAAAGATGCACTTAAATATAGCGGTATTGATGTTCGTGTACAATCAGCTCTAAATATAGAACAAATAGTCGAACCTTATATTAGACCAAAAGCATTACGTTATCTAGATGAAGGTAAATTAGTAATATTTGCTGCTGGTACTGGAAACCCTTTTTTTACTACAGATACTGCTGCAGCATTAAGAGCTGCTGAAATTGGTGCTGAAGTTGTAATTAAAGCTACTAAAGTTGATGGTATATATAATACAGATCCTATAAAAGATGTAAACGCAATACGTTATTCACATATAAGTTTTGATGAAGCAATAGTACGGCAAATTGCCGTTATGGATGCAACAGCTTTTGCTTTGTGCAGAGATCAAAAAATACCAATCAAAGTTTTTTCTATAAATAAAGCTAATGCTCTTTTAAGAGTTATTACTGGAAAAGATGAAGGCACTTTAGTTCATATTTAA
- the frr gene encoding ribosome recycling factor gives MLINELYKSTNERMLKSIENLNINLMKIRTGRAHVGILDHINVSYYGSNVPIKQLASLNLLDSRTIAIQPYEKNILSTIEKSIRESDLGVNPINLGNMIKVPMPSLTEERRRDLVKLVKIEAEDTKISIRNLRRNANESLKKYLKDKLISEDEERRSQEDIQKLTNNHISEVDKIIIKKEREIMTI, from the coding sequence ATGCTTATAAATGAACTGTATAAATCCACTAATGAACGTATGTTAAAATCTATAGAAAATTTAAATATAAATTTAATGAAAATTAGAACAGGAAGAGCACATGTTGGAATTTTAGATCATATTAATGTATCATATTACGGATCTAATGTACCAATAAAACAATTAGCTAGTCTTAATCTTCTTGATTCTAGAACTATAGCAATACAGCCATATGAAAAGAATATTTTATCTACTATAGAAAAATCTATTAGAGAATCTGATTTAGGTGTTAATCCCATAAATTTAGGTAATATGATAAAAGTACCTATGCCTAGCTTGACTGAGGAACGTAGACGAGATTTAGTAAAATTAGTTAAAATAGAAGCTGAAGATACTAAAATATCAATTAGAAATTTACGTAGAAATGCTAATGAGTCTTTAAAAAAATATTTAAAAGATAAACTTATTTCAGAAGATGAAGAAAGAAGATCTCAAGAAGATATACAAAAATTAACTAATAATCATATATCTGAAGTAGATAAAATAATCATAAAAAAAGAACGTGAAATAATGACTATATAG